The sequence below is a genomic window from Bos javanicus breed banteng chromosome 21, ARS-OSU_banteng_1.0, whole genome shotgun sequence.
GGGCCGGCGGCATCCGCGGGTGTGTACAGCGCCAGCAGGTCGAGCAGCAGCAGGCGGCGCTGGCGCGGTTCCCCAGGCAGCGGCGCAGGCGCCCCGGAGGCCGCAGGGGCGGCGGCCCCGGCgtcacggcccagctggcgcagCAGCAGCTCGAGCGGCGTTAGGCCGCCGCCGTCGCGCAAGCCTGGCGAGGCGCCGTGGCCAAGCAGCAGGAAGAGGCACTCGGGGCGCACCAGCTCGCAGGCCACGTGCAGCGCCGTGCCACCACCCTCCACGCGGCTGCAGCCGCGCCGGTCGAGCAGGCGCGCGCGCTCCTCAGCTGGGAAGTCGCGCACGGTGCGCAGGATGCGGCGCAAGATGCCCACGCGGTTGTAGCGCACGGCCAGCGCCACGTGCGGCCCCGGCGCCGCGCAGCAGCGGAAGCCAGCGCTGGGAGGCGCAAGGGCGCGCCGCGGGAAGGTGGCCAGCAGGTAGTGCGCGTACCCCTGGTGGTCGTGCACCAGCGCGTAGAGCAGCGCCTCGGACGGCGAGTAGGCGGCGGCGCGGCCGCGCTCGTCCCAGTGGAAGGCCTCGCTGGCGCGCATGTCCTCCAGCAGCCAGACAGGCAGCAGGTCGCGCACGGCCTGGTAGAAGGCGAACGACGACTTGCGGCACTGCTTCTGTGCCCTAGAGCGCGCCGCCCCTGTGCCCTCGGGCCCACCTTCCGCGCCGCCCCCCGGCAGTCGCGCGTCCCACGGCATGCTGGCTGGGTGTCCTCACCTCACGGCATGGGCCCTCGGGGGCCGACCACCTGCAAGCAGAGGAGAGTCCAGTGAGGGTCGAGGATCCAGGCGGGAGACGGGGGTCTCCCGTCGAAGCCCCCCACGCCGCCCCACCTGGCTGGGCCTGTCTCgtacctgcccccacccccagactccAACGGGCTGTCCCAGTCACTCCTCAACAGCTCGCTTCTCTTCCAGGCCCTGAACCGCTTCCCACATCCCAGATCTAGTGGCAGCCGGTGGCCCGCCCTGAGATTCGTCTCCTTCTCTGGTACCTCGGCCAAggacccccttcccctccctctgccctcataACCCGCCACCTACCGTCGCCAAGACCACACTGAAACCTCACATCCCCTCCAGGCCAGGGACCCGCCGGAAGAGTTCCTGCTCCCACCTGCGGCAGCTGCATCCAACCCCAATCAAGGAAAAAGCCAGGCCGTGGTGGGGGGCCGAAGAGCTGCATCTCACATTTCAAGCTGAACCAAACCCTTTCTATAGTCCAAACTCCCTCTCCCCAACTCCATCTAACCTTGACCCTGTCATCTGACCCCTGCCTGCAGCTAGGAGACCCTGCCCAGGGGCAGAGCTCCAGACTCAGACctacctggttcagttcagttcagtcgctcagtcgtatccgactctttgcgaccccatgaatcacagcacgccaggcctccctgtccatcaccaactcccggagttctaaCTAACCTACCTGGTTAGTGCACCGCAATGACCAAGTTCCGTGCAGGTGGGTATATCACtgtcctctgagcctcagtttcctcatctataagaaAGAGGGAAGGCAGGCTGGGAGCCACAGCAGGGAGCGGGCCTCCAGCCTTCCACCCAAACACGGTGTTTCCGCGCTGTCCCCGCCCCCAGCTCCCGCGAGGAGGCAGGGGGATGAAATCAACCCAGAGACCCGTGTGTACACTCTTCAGGGCCTGCAGACCCCGCTCCAGGTCTGCTGGCTCCCTTGGTCTTCCCGGAGGCTGGACAAAGCAGGGCTTGCCATCCCACTTTCCAGCAAGGGAcaaacttgtccaaggtcagccGGCAAGTCACGGCAGAGCCAGGCCTGGACCCAAGATCTCCTACCTCGTACTTCGGGCTCATTCCAGAAGTGGGGGGACCCGCCAACCCACCGGGAACCCAGCTTGAGCCCTAACCTTGTCCCCAGAGCCCCCTGCACCAACCTGagccctgccttccagcccctggcCCCAGCTCTCCACCGCATTTTGTCAAGGGTAAGCCCTTGGGTCACAAGGGCCCTGGGTCAGCGGGTAGGCTGAGTCCACACACACCGGGTAACTAAGTTACAGACACGGGCACGGGGCAGGGGACGGTGGGGGAGCTGGAACCACAGAGCCCTTTAAGGGGGCACCGTGACTGAAACGCGGCGCCCCACGCCGGGGCCTCCGCGCCCCGGGTGTACCCTGTGTGGACACTGGGCGCCGGGCGGGTTACGTAAAGTTGGGCCGGCCTCACGTCACTGGGCAGCGAGTCACGGTCGCGGCTCAGtgaatggggggtgggggctgggccacCGAGGGCAAGGCCGCGCGCCCAGGGCCGCCCGCCAGCTCCGCCCCGGCCCCCACCGGCCGCACGGCGGGACCCCGGGTCGCGGGGGGGCGAGGCCAGAGTATCTGCGGGCCGGTGGCCGCCGCAGCGAGGGCTGCACCTGCGTGCGCGTGTGTCCAGGGAGGATGGGGGGGGCGACGGCCAGGGGGTCGCGCCCGGGACGGGAGCCGCACGCCGAGCGGGCCGAGGAAGGGGGACTCACCTTGGGGGCTGGAGGGGCCGCGAGCCTGGCGTCCCCGCCGCCGCTGCGGGCGGGAGCGCGCGCTGTCTCCCCGCGGGTCGGTGCGCAGGCGAAGCTCCCAGGACGGACTGACGGACGAGAggctgccgccgccgcccgcgcccgccTCAGCCGCGCTCTGAGCCGCCGCTGCCGAATCGCTGGGCGGCGGTGCCGGCGCCGGCGGCGGGctggcgggcgggcggcgggcggcgcaGTGCGGCCCCGGCCGGGCAGGACCGCTGGGCCGCCCGCCGCCGCCATTGGTCCGCGCCGCCGGCCTCCGCCGCCGCCTATTGGCCACCGCGCTGCACCATTGTTACGTCACCGGCCGGCGGGCGGGGCGCCCGGGGGGACCCGCGGAAAAGTTGGGAGAAACTTGCGGGCGCACGGGGGGCGGGGCCGCGATGGGAGCGAGCGGGGC
It includes:
- the ANKRD9 gene encoding ankyrin repeat domain-containing protein 9 isoform X1 yields the protein MPWDARLPGGGAEGGPEGTGAARSRAQKQCRKSSFAFYQAVRDLLPVWLLEDMRASEAFHWDERGRAAAYSPSEALLYALVHDHQGYAHYLLATFPRRALAPPSAGFRCCAAPGPHVALAVRYNRVGILRRILRTVRDFPAEERARLLDRRGCSRVEGGGTALHVACELVRPECLFLLLGHGASPGLRDGGGLTPLELLLRQLGRDAGAAAPAASGAPAPLPGEPRQRRLLLLDLLALYTPADAAGPARRELLGDRPRWRRLLGEEKFQWLAGLAPPSLFARAMQVLVTAISPGRFPEALDELPLPPFLQPLDLTGKG
- the ANKRD9 gene encoding ankyrin repeat domain-containing protein 9 isoform X2, yielding MRASEAFHWDERGRAAAYSPSEALLYALVHDHQGYAHYLLATFPRRALAPPSAGFRCCAAPGPHVALAVRYNRVGILRRILRTVRDFPAEERARLLDRRGCSRVEGGGTALHVACELVRPECLFLLLGHGASPGLRDGGGLTPLELLLRQLGRDAGAAAPAASGAPAPLPGEPRQRRLLLLDLLALYTPADAAGPARRELLGDRPRWRRLLGEEKFQWLAGLAPPSLFARAMQVLVTAISPGRFPEALDELPLPPFLQPLDLTGKG